From a region of the Paenibacillus lutimineralis genome:
- a CDS encoding NAD(P)H-hydrate dehydratase — translation MEFVTAEQMREVDRYTIQEIGIPAIVLMENAGRAIADEVVRLVMQRKDSLAGERWLVLIGKGNNGGDGLVCARHLTDAGIPVTLVYAVAPDQLGGEAAVQQRIVEALDLPRIVYADEAEGIPDMRSYTGIVDALLGTGTKGAPRGVYASLIVEANSSGLPIVAADIPSGLDADTGAVYDPCTQAELTVCLAFLKAGLTQYPGAKAAGEVVVRYIGIPPWLPAGLEGAGVVLTEESLESELGLDAGRCRAPDGHKGTYGHVLLAAGSLPMSGAGLLAAKAALRAGCGLATWALPASLLPHMLGAVPELMLAPIADGGIGAWDSAAADEVLRLLAARDVLAVGPGLGRFPGEAEFLRALWEGAPRPLVVDADALGILAAAGGLTAWKRRDAATILTPHPGEMARLAGLTTAEVQRDRIGLARRFATEHGVTLVLKGARSVIAASDGQVYVNVTGHPGMATGGSGDVLTGIIAAMLAQGLDAVQASAFGAYLHGLAGEQAAAARSNPASLLAGDIIEAL, via the coding sequence ATGGAGTTTGTAACGGCGGAGCAGATGCGTGAGGTTGACCGGTATACGATCCAGGAGATCGGCATTCCAGCCATTGTGCTGATGGAGAATGCGGGGAGAGCGATTGCTGATGAAGTGGTCAGGCTAGTGATGCAGCGAAAAGATTCGCTGGCAGGCGAGCGCTGGCTTGTGCTTATAGGTAAAGGGAATAATGGCGGCGATGGACTGGTATGTGCCCGGCATCTGACCGATGCAGGGATTCCGGTGACGCTGGTGTACGCCGTGGCGCCGGACCAGCTTGGCGGGGAGGCGGCAGTCCAGCAACGAATCGTTGAGGCGCTGGATTTGCCGCGGATCGTGTATGCAGATGAAGCGGAAGGGATCCCGGATATGCGCAGTTATACGGGGATTGTGGATGCGCTCCTTGGGACAGGGACCAAGGGTGCGCCGCGCGGGGTGTACGCTTCGCTCATTGTGGAAGCGAACTCCAGCGGTCTGCCGATCGTGGCGGCAGACATTCCGAGCGGCCTGGATGCCGATACAGGCGCGGTATACGACCCCTGCACCCAGGCTGAGCTTACGGTGTGCCTGGCCTTTCTGAAGGCTGGGCTGACGCAGTATCCGGGAGCGAAGGCGGCAGGGGAAGTAGTCGTGCGCTATATCGGCATTCCTCCGTGGCTCCCTGCTGGGCTGGAGGGAGCCGGGGTTGTTCTGACCGAGGAGTCGCTGGAGAGCGAGCTCGGTCTTGACGCAGGGCGGTGCCGCGCGCCGGACGGGCATAAAGGCACGTACGGGCATGTGCTGCTGGCGGCAGGCAGCCTGCCAATGAGCGGCGCCGGCCTGCTGGCCGCCAAGGCGGCGCTGCGCGCCGGGTGCGGCCTCGCGACGTGGGCTTTGCCAGCATCGCTGCTGCCGCATATGCTCGGGGCTGTGCCCGAGCTCATGCTGGCGCCGATCGCCGATGGCGGGATCGGCGCATGGGACAGTGCCGCAGCCGACGAAGTGCTGCGGCTGCTCGCGGCGCGCGATGTGCTCGCCGTCGGCCCGGGGCTGGGCCGCTTCCCGGGCGAGGCGGAGTTCCTGCGCGCCTTGTGGGAGGGCGCCCCGCGTCCCCTCGTTGTGGACGCGGACGCCCTGGGCATCCTGGCCGCGGCCGGAGGCCTCACGGCCTGGAAGCGCCGGGATGCAGCGACGATCCTGACGCCGCATCCCGGCGAGATGGCCCGGCTGGCCGGTCTAACGACGGCCGAGGTGCAGCGGGACCGCATCGGCCTCGCGCGCCGCTTCGCTACTGAGCACGGCGTAACGCTCGTGCTCAAGGGGGCGCGCTCGGTCATCGCGGCCTCGGACGGCCAGGTCTACGTGAACGTGACCGGCCATCCCGGCATGGCGACTGGGGGCTCCGGTGATGTACTCACCGGAATCATCGCCGCCATGCTCGCCCAAGGGCTGGACGCCGTGCAGGCATCGGCGTTCGGCGCCTACCTGCACGGCCTGGCCGGTGAACAGGCTGCGGCCGCACGGAGCAACCCGGCTTCGCTGCTCGCCGGGGATATCATAGAAGCGTTGTAG
- the ssuE gene encoding NADPH-dependent FMN reductase produces MAKVTIINGTPTPGSRLTAIIALAEELLVKEGFEVKHVNVGELPPDDLIHTKFESEHIVKANGLVAEADAIIVASPVYKASYTGVLKTFLDLIPERGLTGKVILPMFMGGTIAHLLAIDYALKPVLSVLGARHILAGVYAADANVSRTEQGGFTISDELVDRLRDNIKELATETRRRIKYSAS; encoded by the coding sequence ATGGCTAAGGTAACTATAATTAACGGAACTCCTACACCAGGTTCCCGTCTGACAGCAATCATTGCATTAGCGGAGGAGTTGCTGGTGAAGGAAGGCTTCGAAGTGAAGCATGTGAATGTCGGCGAGCTTCCGCCAGATGATCTGATTCATACGAAATTCGAGAGCGAGCATATTGTAAAGGCCAATGGGCTTGTTGCCGAGGCGGACGCGATTATCGTAGCTAGTCCGGTTTACAAGGCTTCCTATACAGGCGTGCTTAAGACGTTCCTGGATTTGATTCCAGAAAGAGGCCTGACTGGCAAGGTAATTTTGCCTATGTTTATGGGTGGAACGATTGCTCATCTGTTGGCGATCGATTATGCACTCAAACCGGTCTTGTCGGTGCTCGGGGCACGTCATATTCTTGCTGGCGTATACGCCGCGGATGCGAATGTATCTCGTACAGAGCAAGGCGGATTTACCATTAGTGACGAACTTGTTGATAGGTTGAGAGACAATATCAAGGAGCTGGCGACAGAGACAAGACGTCGGATCAAGTATTCAGCTTCATAA
- a CDS encoding VWA domain-containing protein: MMVFWLLVGSVGTPIYGASAAAKGAQTQQTSLIDAVLVVDVSNSMKTSDTNKVGNEAMKMFIDMLSAQGDKVGIVAYTDKVQREKALLKIQSPADKQDLKDFIDGLDRGPYTDIAVGVREAVKVLQNGAEPGHEPMIVLLADGNNDFNKSSGRTQSESDKELGEAVAEAKAAGIPIYTIGLNADGKLNKAPLTDLAQQTGAKSFSTSSANDLPQILSEIFASHLKLKIVPIQSMTGNGSFQEVTVNVPNANVLEANISIMSANPVTAELVNPSGDKVAIPSDEVILSKSKSYSLIKLLTPVEGDWKLRVKGAAKDKIDINLVFNYDLELEMDPIASKSYQRGDDVKIGAYLTSNGQKLQNDELYTNMSAVLIVKDIDSGKTEEVKLNNTGDKFEGTFSFSEAHEYELKVRAEEKSFYRESAPVTLSAKGKAGATPVPAQPNPTTVEEEKPFPWLIVVISAVGLAVVAAGAYFIASSVKKANRGFVGQIVIEIRDENTNERSFPQYKKLTSFKGKFNLHQLLQLAPELKETEKIVFTPAKGDRITLRNASAAPIEKSGRAVDASAGLELKSGDRVTLPLQHIDKTIFIEYLV; encoded by the coding sequence ATGATGGTCTTTTGGTTACTGGTAGGCTCTGTTGGCACCCCTATTTATGGAGCCTCGGCAGCCGCAAAGGGAGCTCAGACTCAGCAGACTTCATTAATCGATGCTGTGCTCGTTGTCGATGTAAGTAACTCGATGAAGACCAGCGACACGAATAAAGTCGGAAATGAAGCGATGAAGATGTTCATCGACATGCTGTCCGCTCAAGGCGACAAGGTAGGGATAGTAGCATATACGGACAAAGTGCAGAGGGAGAAGGCATTGCTGAAGATTCAGTCTCCAGCTGATAAGCAGGATCTAAAAGATTTCATCGATGGATTAGATCGAGGACCCTACACAGATATTGCGGTAGGCGTTCGCGAGGCGGTTAAGGTGCTGCAAAACGGAGCTGAACCGGGGCATGAGCCGATGATCGTTCTGTTAGCAGACGGCAACAATGATTTCAACAAGAGCTCGGGACGGACGCAAAGCGAGTCTGACAAGGAGCTTGGCGAGGCCGTCGCTGAGGCTAAGGCGGCAGGCATTCCGATCTATACGATCGGTTTGAATGCAGACGGCAAGCTGAATAAGGCGCCACTTACGGATCTAGCCCAGCAGACGGGCGCTAAGTCGTTCTCTACCAGCTCGGCGAATGATCTTCCACAAATACTTAGTGAGATATTTGCCAGCCATCTGAAGCTCAAAATCGTACCTATACAAAGCATGACGGGCAACGGAAGCTTCCAGGAAGTGACGGTTAACGTTCCGAATGCGAACGTGCTTGAAGCCAATATTTCGATTATGTCAGCTAATCCTGTCACGGCGGAGCTGGTTAACCCGTCCGGTGATAAAGTGGCTATACCTTCGGATGAAGTTATTTTGTCCAAGTCGAAAAGTTATTCTCTGATTAAGCTGCTAACTCCAGTCGAGGGGGATTGGAAGCTGAGGGTTAAAGGGGCAGCCAAGGACAAAATCGATATTAATCTGGTATTTAATTACGATCTTGAGCTCGAGATGGACCCCATTGCATCGAAGAGCTATCAACGCGGTGATGATGTGAAAATCGGAGCGTATCTTACAAGCAATGGGCAGAAGCTGCAAAATGACGAGCTGTATACGAATATGAGCGCTGTTCTCATCGTTAAGGATATCGACAGCGGCAAGACCGAAGAAGTCAAGCTTAACAATACGGGGGACAAATTCGAAGGCACATTTAGCTTTTCCGAAGCCCATGAATACGAACTGAAGGTTCGCGCAGAGGAAAAAAGCTTCTACAGGGAATCCGCTCCTGTAACACTGAGTGCCAAAGGCAAAGCAGGTGCTACACCAGTACCAGCCCAGCCTAATCCGACGACAGTGGAAGAAGAGAAGCCGTTCCCTTGGCTAATCGTTGTTATATCAGCGGTAGGTTTGGCCGTAGTTGCAGCGGGTGCTTATTTTATCGCATCGTCAGTTAAGAAAGCGAACCGCGGATTCGTAGGCCAGATTGTCATCGAGATTCGCGATGAGAACACGAATGAGAGATCCTTCCCGCAGTATAAGAAGCTTACCTCGTTCAAAGGCAAGTTCAATCTCCATCAACTGCTGCAACTGGCACCCGAGCTGAAGGAAACGGAGAAAATTGTATTTACTCCGGCTAAGGGAGATCGCATCACGCTGCGCAATGCCTCAGCTGCACCGATCGAGAAATCGGGTCGGGCTGTGGATGCCTCCGCAGGACTTGAGCTTAAGAGCGGGGATCGAGTGACATTGCCACTACAACATATCGATAAGACGATTTTCATAGAGTACCTGGTGTAA
- a CDS encoding tubulin-like doman-containing protein, with translation MKPIVREHIQQLDVSLGGGIVSDKIRVDTIDNPILIIGLGGTGIDALLRLKYQINRRFKLPEDPLSKKKRDKPDNVEFLAFETNEQDRSKRYKGIGLDPINEFVLLSNPEIGGLLQNRSILEPYITDWLSPELSITDGMNGAAGVRQAGRLLLFTKINQVVQAIDKKIKTLSVGTNKKLMVFLLTGLSGGTGSGCFLDIAYIVRGIIERDHGSAGIDRVNTLGYLFTPDINLSNKSLSEHTREYIKKNGYAALKELDYWMNVDSRGERFNQQYGNILTVNSPLPPFNLCHLISATNTEGKLLENAYDYCMNVTAENITNFMASEEKQSGEEFAIHDYISNIRTNIAQMNKAYPANYEYNIIGASSAVLPIEEMTTYLAYRLFDKMDKMFQQSPTQEEVEKFARKMGVDLDSIVKAFESRVPDPLPGYENSERLSYANVVKSQVVNMDTELEQTFLARAREEYIKAKKQLPGEFLEKFSDQIRRLFLHPEQGPFYVSRLLFTEKGFCLLKMLLSYIEALRENLVRIPRDIEAAQDQADDKLGDAKSAFVSKEKKKNAYIEAKINEYWLHADVERTEQMIEFYEDLYDLLNRENNRIYSVFTEILNALSSIFSKNGDILTSGDEQVDHKGNKTYYWNIVSVPDISKVVSGIMDQKDVDDLIRDFATELLDHSDQWVKEQEIDIVSSISTFLSDKFGDLITKSMEDFLVIKYGQDEPIEKFVERQIASKLDEEAVPVFHLSNSTGNLHFPSWGFVSVPVQAPSILKGIRNYQNNAVGKSHFTVKESEVKNRIFWLNTRNGVPLFVYTPLKVYEESYERTILDKEGIGRHLVQTEKNNWTYLPSPIPERSWGETYSNSRVQSYNARVREEFAKSLQLKVIVEKDADQNTSSRYSVRLTKPFSLQDKLAAYDMRLEAPKPNLGEVKRCALELKQLLAEGLPQEGVKDIFGSINEEMAKENLIRSPKLITRMRQEIAKYEEIAAMAAKLDAVLAQHQDEEKWLDQFIEAMYTMTITKKGALYVYDRDPEEEAWEPFANLMKSQNYVEYEVFTHFRGLDEKNHSVLMRKASRRATELTASEDIEPLLQTMGELADRFREGRDSLEYEKVELANGEDMYQFYKQITTKLNDIRRRLK, from the coding sequence ATGAAGCCGATCGTTAGAGAACATATTCAGCAATTGGATGTATCGCTTGGCGGAGGTATTGTCAGCGATAAAATTCGGGTGGATACGATTGATAATCCAATCCTTATTATTGGTCTTGGCGGAACCGGGATTGACGCCTTGCTTCGCCTGAAGTATCAAATTAACCGCAGATTCAAGCTGCCTGAGGATCCATTGTCCAAGAAGAAACGCGATAAGCCGGACAATGTGGAGTTTCTCGCTTTTGAGACCAACGAGCAGGATCGCAGTAAAAGGTACAAAGGAATCGGGCTCGATCCGATCAATGAATTTGTACTGCTGTCCAACCCGGAAATTGGCGGTCTACTGCAAAACCGCAGTATTCTAGAGCCGTACATTACAGACTGGCTGTCACCCGAGCTGAGTATTACCGATGGGATGAACGGTGCGGCAGGTGTGCGTCAGGCGGGGCGGCTGCTTCTTTTCACGAAGATTAATCAAGTCGTGCAGGCCATCGATAAGAAAATCAAGACCTTATCAGTAGGTACGAACAAGAAGCTGATGGTATTTCTACTTACTGGCTTGTCCGGCGGCACAGGCAGCGGCTGCTTCCTGGATATCGCCTATATTGTACGCGGAATTATTGAACGTGATCACGGTTCGGCAGGTATTGACCGCGTGAATACTCTCGGTTATTTGTTCACCCCGGATATCAATCTGTCCAATAAGAGTCTAAGCGAGCATACGCGCGAGTACATTAAGAAAAATGGTTATGCCGCGTTGAAAGAGCTGGATTACTGGATGAACGTAGATAGTCGTGGTGAGAGGTTCAATCAGCAATACGGCAACATTTTGACAGTCAACTCGCCGTTGCCTCCTTTTAATCTATGTCATTTGATATCGGCAACCAATACAGAGGGCAAGCTGCTGGAGAACGCTTATGATTACTGTATGAACGTCACTGCGGAGAACATTACCAACTTCATGGCGAGTGAAGAGAAGCAATCTGGCGAAGAATTTGCTATTCACGATTATATAAGTAATATCCGTACGAATATCGCACAAATGAACAAGGCTTACCCGGCTAACTATGAATACAACATTATTGGGGCCTCTTCGGCTGTGCTGCCGATCGAGGAAATGACGACTTACTTGGCCTATCGTCTGTTTGACAAGATGGACAAAATGTTCCAGCAATCGCCGACGCAGGAGGAAGTAGAGAAATTTGCCCGTAAGATGGGCGTTGACCTCGATAGTATAGTTAAAGCGTTTGAATCTCGCGTACCCGACCCGCTTCCGGGTTATGAGAACAGTGAGCGGTTGAGCTATGCCAATGTTGTGAAGTCTCAAGTCGTGAATATGGACACGGAGCTGGAGCAAACCTTCCTCGCTCGGGCGAGAGAGGAATATATCAAAGCGAAGAAGCAGCTTCCAGGGGAATTCCTCGAGAAGTTCAGCGACCAGATTCGTCGTCTGTTTTTGCATCCGGAGCAAGGGCCGTTTTATGTATCGCGGCTGCTTTTCACGGAGAAGGGCTTCTGTTTGCTGAAAATGCTGCTCTCCTATATCGAGGCATTGCGTGAGAATTTAGTGCGTATTCCTCGCGATATCGAGGCTGCGCAGGATCAAGCGGATGATAAGCTAGGCGATGCCAAGAGTGCATTTGTGTCCAAGGAGAAGAAGAAGAACGCTTATATTGAAGCAAAAATAAATGAATACTGGCTCCACGCAGATGTTGAGCGTACAGAGCAAATGATTGAGTTCTATGAGGATCTGTATGATTTGCTGAATCGGGAGAATAACCGCATTTATAGTGTATTCACAGAAATATTAAATGCACTTAGCTCGATCTTCTCCAAGAACGGGGACATTCTGACGAGCGGTGACGAGCAGGTGGACCATAAGGGTAATAAAACCTACTACTGGAACATCGTGAGCGTACCCGACATTTCAAAGGTTGTCAGTGGCATTATGGATCAGAAGGATGTCGATGACCTGATCCGTGATTTCGCTACGGAATTGCTGGATCACTCCGATCAATGGGTGAAGGAGCAGGAAATTGATATTGTGAGCTCCATTTCTACTTTCCTCTCCGATAAGTTCGGTGATCTTATTACGAAGTCAATGGAGGATTTCCTAGTCATTAAATATGGCCAGGATGAGCCGATCGAGAAGTTTGTTGAGCGTCAAATTGCTAGCAAGCTGGATGAGGAAGCTGTTCCGGTATTCCATTTGTCGAATAGTACAGGTAATTTGCATTTCCCTTCTTGGGGATTTGTATCTGTTCCAGTGCAGGCGCCGAGCATCCTGAAGGGGATTCGCAACTATCAGAACAATGCGGTCGGAAAGTCCCATTTCACGGTCAAAGAGAGCGAAGTGAAGAACCGTATATTCTGGTTGAATACACGTAACGGGGTGCCATTGTTCGTGTACACGCCGCTCAAAGTATATGAGGAGAGCTATGAACGGACGATTTTGGATAAGGAAGGAATCGGTCGTCACCTCGTACAAACAGAGAAGAATAACTGGACTTACCTGCCTTCGCCAATCCCTGAGAGATCCTGGGGCGAGACTTATTCCAATTCACGGGTACAGAGCTATAATGCTCGTGTGCGCGAGGAGTTCGCCAAATCGCTTCAGTTAAAGGTAATTGTGGAGAAGGATGCGGATCAAAATACGAGCAGCCGTTATTCTGTAAGGTTAACGAAGCCGTTCTCTTTGCAAGATAAACTGGCAGCGTATGATATGCGTCTAGAAGCTCCAAAGCCAAATCTAGGCGAGGTGAAACGCTGTGCTCTTGAGCTGAAGCAGCTGCTTGCTGAGGGACTTCCACAAGAAGGCGTTAAAGATATATTCGGAAGCATCAATGAAGAGATGGCCAAAGAGAATTTGATTCGCTCGCCAAAACTGATTACCCGCATGCGGCAGGAGATCGCAAAGTATGAGGAAATCGCGGCGATGGCAGCGAAGCTGGATGCAGTGCTGGCGCAGCATCAGGATGAGGAGAAGTGGCTTGATCAGTTCATCGAGGCGATGTATACGATGACGATTACGAAGAAGGGCGCGCTGTATGTCTACGATCGTGATCCGGAAGAAGAAGCTTGGGAGCCATTTGCTAACCTGATGAAGAGCCAAAATTATGTGGAATACGAAGTGTTTACACATTTTAGAGGCTTGGATGAGAAGAACCATAGCGTATTGATGCGCAAAGCGTCACGCCGGGCCACGGAGCTAACGGCTTCGGAGGATATCGAGCCGTTACTTCAGACGATGGGTGAGCTTGCAGATCGATTCCGTGAGGGGCGGGACTCGCTGGAATACGAGAAGGTTGAACTGGCAAACGGTGAGGATATGTATCAGTTCTACAAGCAGATAACAACTAAACTGAACGATATCCGCAGAAGGTTGAAATAA
- a CDS encoding transcription initiation factor TFIID, with amino-acid sequence MVRQKLEQFAVEYDRSEERLTGRGDDQSSIHYPAVFLFIGDKSREAIEPIMQMNEKRWENSEGLIYLHAGSVEESAAARVLEYRIPVTVQEGSISPTSRRDMYRQFYEQVQGLPELNRILRKASGALAEYGRLYPSFDRVRLSIITRVDDPLNVFVPEISLLAEAIFRQSFKAVQMDLYALISEREGAEAFGYSSSLGVAFLRELSLMQQSDYTFSAPLHVTEDGLSIPVTHPPSPLFDLVYMMSDRDERGFASLGGLQTCYEAISHISLLKNRQQKEPLFHANNEVYNNTSFKNNIMTESGRQGFVSAGLSKVKRPNQSIALAVLHHFYRGLLARMKREPDLSTTEKLAFFGVDGTALDRAAGEMIPTEERLSEMHGLMTNDISYAAVRKLSLKEAEEALFGGGGEAFFRGNFQDEAARLLKEFKAGEWIDRAIKRSLTDYPDVEVYCLAAWTADEGLNGSVGIMAPLRSARREAEMRLASARAELDQFRQGRVEEQSFPRVPLMDRHNLRSLIRYLFDQVYSRRREILLLEMRLKLIMKFEEAIQQLNGRYLVVIGQLETLEQLLRDTALSSIETADDYIGQNIMEYYERTTADIMEQWESKRGQYAFFTESTMGDSRCLLEKGIEGLADKLIEVCRKTILTSPMFSRTFEEELLQRANVTVEYGNKTVLTKEELFKKLYRILEDNAAIQLRLYDYTQEHRYEEKYVFGDYTSEFVQHIFRADETSRIYKLGCVHEKRSSGVEKLNLMGGFHPEDLMYYVNGKVYYETYLQNGYEFHGIEKSKLPEFS; translated from the coding sequence ATGGTTAGACAGAAGCTGGAGCAATTCGCCGTAGAATACGACCGGTCCGAAGAACGCCTTACCGGCAGAGGCGATGACCAGAGCAGCATTCATTACCCCGCTGTGTTTCTGTTTATCGGTGACAAGAGCCGTGAGGCGATTGAACCGATCATGCAGATGAATGAGAAGAGATGGGAGAATAGCGAGGGATTGATCTATCTCCACGCAGGCTCCGTGGAGGAGTCTGCTGCTGCTCGGGTGTTGGAGTACCGTATTCCAGTTACGGTACAAGAGGGCTCGATTTCGCCTACCTCACGCCGTGATATGTATCGGCAATTCTATGAACAAGTGCAAGGTTTGCCGGAGCTTAACCGAATTCTGAGAAAGGCTAGTGGAGCTCTGGCGGAGTATGGGAGACTGTACCCGTCCTTTGACCGGGTTCGTCTTTCTATCATTACGCGGGTCGATGACCCGCTTAATGTGTTTGTTCCGGAAATATCGCTTCTGGCAGAAGCAATATTCCGTCAGTCGTTCAAGGCAGTACAGATGGATTTGTATGCATTGATTAGCGAACGGGAAGGGGCTGAAGCTTTCGGATACAGCAGCTCGCTCGGCGTTGCGTTTCTGCGTGAGCTGAGTCTAATGCAGCAATCGGATTATACATTCAGCGCCCCCCTTCATGTGACAGAGGATGGACTTTCGATCCCAGTTACGCACCCGCCTTCTCCGTTATTTGACCTTGTCTACATGATGTCCGATCGGGATGAGCGGGGATTCGCTTCACTGGGTGGCTTGCAAACCTGCTACGAGGCGATTTCTCATATTAGTCTGCTCAAGAACAGACAGCAGAAGGAGCCGTTGTTCCATGCGAATAATGAGGTTTATAACAACACCTCATTCAAAAATAACATTATGACGGAATCCGGACGGCAAGGCTTTGTATCTGCTGGATTGTCCAAAGTAAAACGTCCGAATCAGTCGATTGCGCTTGCGGTACTGCATCACTTCTACAGAGGCTTATTGGCACGGATGAAGCGAGAGCCTGATTTATCTACTACAGAGAAGCTGGCCTTTTTTGGAGTGGATGGAACGGCACTGGATCGGGCTGCTGGAGAGATGATTCCTACAGAGGAACGCCTTAGCGAAATGCATGGCCTTATGACGAATGACATCAGTTATGCCGCCGTTCGCAAGTTGTCGTTGAAAGAAGCCGAGGAGGCTTTATTTGGCGGCGGTGGAGAGGCGTTCTTCCGCGGTAATTTCCAGGATGAAGCGGCACGTCTTCTGAAGGAGTTCAAGGCTGGCGAGTGGATCGATAGGGCGATCAAGCGATCGCTGACCGATTATCCTGATGTTGAGGTATACTGTCTGGCCGCCTGGACAGCGGATGAGGGGCTAAATGGTTCCGTTGGAATTATGGCTCCGCTTCGCTCCGCTCGCAGGGAAGCGGAAATGCGGCTGGCATCGGCGAGGGCCGAGCTGGATCAGTTCCGCCAGGGGCGCGTGGAAGAGCAGTCGTTCCCACGTGTTCCGCTGATGGATCGGCATAACCTACGCAGCTTGATCCGCTACCTATTCGACCAGGTCTATTCGCGGAGAAGAGAGATATTGCTGCTGGAGATGAGACTGAAGCTGATTATGAAGTTTGAAGAAGCCATTCAGCAATTGAATGGCCGGTACCTTGTCGTGATCGGTCAGCTTGAGACGCTGGAGCAATTGCTGCGTGATACAGCGCTGAGCAGTATTGAGACTGCAGATGATTATATTGGACAGAACATCATGGAGTACTATGAGCGCACTACTGCTGACATTATGGAGCAGTGGGAAAGTAAACGGGGACAGTATGCGTTTTTCACAGAGAGCACAATGGGAGATTCGAGGTGTCTGCTTGAGAAAGGTATAGAGGGGTTGGCGGATAAGCTCATCGAGGTTTGCCGCAAGACCATTTTAACGTCACCGATGTTCTCACGCACGTTCGAGGAAGAACTGCTACAGCGGGCCAATGTGACTGTCGAATACGGCAACAAAACCGTACTTACCAAGGAAGAGCTGTTCAAGAAGCTCTACCGCATTCTCGAGGATAATGCCGCGATTCAGCTTCGGCTATACGATTACACCCAGGAGCATCGTTATGAGGAAAAGTATGTGTTCGGCGATTACACGAGCGAGTTCGTACAGCATATTTTCCGAGCGGATGAAACGTCAAGAATTTATAAGCTCGGTTGTGTCCATGAGAAACGAAGCAGCGGTGTAGAGAAGTTGAATCTCATGGGTGGCTTCCATCCGGAAGACCTGATGTATTACGTGAATGGGAAAGTATATTACGAAACTTATTTGCAGAACGGGTATGAATTTCACGGGATTGAGAAGTCAAAGCTGCCAGAGTTCAGTTGA
- a CDS encoding vWA domain-containing protein, translating to MQRKINWLLVLFSLIGGAVGAVIGELLLNQLEGRLPWIVIIGLYFGILALSVGLFCLIAEMVSPRLNGTSWRQRYVGTSWKLLVPATLVMLLLAGTALEFLYELNVGRAKSVDDIVLMIDNSGSMLETDPDDRRYEAAKSLIGQLDSNKQVAVIVFNNQSELIQPFVHVSDQDVKNQVYAAIDALEPTNAGTDIGDALLSSMKQIKGQPSTRGAMAILLSDGVSEVNTARVLADYRDRGVSVNTIGLGLSSANGNIEGVDLLKEIATKTGGKYYDVADASNLSFVFQTIYDNNLNERTLVTERTGPMKDSTYYMILRIIFVLGLGALIGLSLGMMFDNRHLAKSFTIGGSVSGLLAGLLLEFGLSGGTLADALIRLLACLVLASVMTMFTLAVPMPANGVRTVMRRRGATLQDGKTGFQEPVRDRRNRGF from the coding sequence ATGCAGCGTAAAATAAACTGGCTTCTGGTGCTATTCAGTCTTATTGGCGGAGCAGTTGGGGCTGTAATCGGAGAACTGCTGCTTAACCAGCTAGAAGGCAGGCTGCCCTGGATCGTCATCATTGGACTTTACTTCGGCATACTTGCCCTGTCCGTAGGATTATTCTGTTTAATCGCGGAAATGGTCTCCCCCCGTCTTAACGGGACGTCATGGAGACAACGTTATGTCGGTACTTCATGGAAGCTGCTTGTACCGGCGACGCTAGTTATGCTCCTGCTCGCAGGAACCGCCTTGGAATTTTTATATGAGTTGAATGTAGGTCGGGCGAAATCGGTAGACGATATCGTCTTAATGATTGATAATTCCGGGAGTATGCTGGAGACAGATCCTGATGATCGCCGTTATGAAGCGGCCAAATCATTGATCGGGCAATTGGATAGTAACAAACAGGTCGCAGTCATTGTATTCAATAACCAGTCTGAACTCATCCAGCCCTTTGTTCATGTAAGTGATCAGGATGTGAAGAATCAAGTATATGCAGCGATTGATGCGCTCGAGCCAACCAATGCAGGCACAGATATCGGCGATGCGCTCTTATCATCGATGAAGCAGATCAAAGGGCAACCCAGTACTAGGGGGGCTATGGCGATCCTATTATCGGACGGTGTAAGCGAAGTCAATACGGCAAGAGTGCTGGCTGACTACCGGGATAGAGGCGTATCCGTTAATACCATCGGTCTTGGCCTTAGCTCAGCTAACGGTAATATTGAGGGTGTGGATCTGCTCAAGGAAATTGCCACAAAGACAGGTGGAAAGTATTATGATGTGGCGGATGCGTCCAATCTTTCTTTTGTTTTCCAGACCATATACGACAACAACCTGAATGAACGTACTCTGGTTACGGAACGTACCGGACCAATGAAGGACAGCACTTATTATATGATCCTAAGAATCATATTTGTACTTGGGTTAGGCGCGCTAATTGGCTTGTCGCTCGGAATGATGTTCGATAACCGTCATTTGGCTAAAAGTTTTACGATCGGCGGTTCTGTATCCGGGCTGCTTGCAGGGTTGCTATTGGAGTTTGGCTTAAGTGGAGGTACATTAGCTGACGCGTTGATCCGGCTGTTGGCCTGCCTTGTTCTTGCTTCAGTGATGACGATGTTCACGCTTGCCGTCCCTATGCCGGCGAATGGTGTCCGAACGGTTATGCGTCGCAGGGGAGCAACACTTCAGGACGGCAAGACAGGATTCCAAGAGCCCGTCAGAGATCGGCGCAATAGAGGATTCTAG